From the genome of Salvelinus namaycush isolate Seneca chromosome 1, SaNama_1.0, whole genome shotgun sequence:
CCTTTTTGTTCTATTGGTGGCAGGCAAATATTTGATAGGCTACAGTTCACGCTCTTTAgaagtgtttgtgtgtacatTGGGGCTGAATGACCTTTCTAATATGTCCTTGTAGTCTGTTGGAGCAGGCATTATAAAGTAGGACTGTTTCTGAACTGGTCAttttttttttcctgtgaagtTTTTCCTGTGTTAATTACAATGTTAATACACAGGCCTAAGAGCAACTAGGTGATGTGTTAGCCAGTTTCTTTACCAGTTCCCTATTGGTTTTCTGTAGACATCTTTCTTGGAGTGTAACTCACCCCTCATACCTTTGTTCACTTACTTTATGTAACCACTTCATGAGTCATACGTGGGAATTACGCAGTACGTGTTCCTAAAACACGTCTTAGAAATGAGAGACACCGAGAGATAATCCTACAGGATTTAAATGTGTCTGAGAGCAAACCACAGCAGGCTTGGAGTAGGAACCGTACTAGAACACTTTAAAACGGGTCTATCGACTTACCCGTTGTGACACCCGGCACTGAGGTTCAAGTGCTTTtaaaacaaacagaaaaaaagATCTGTGAACTCTGTGCTAGTTCCAGACAAAGACGGACAGATAACATGTTCTGATTTCTGTCCTTGAGTCTTCCTGAACTAGAACATACATATCATGAAATGAATAATAAAAACATGACTTGCCTAATCTTATAAACAATTTCCTATTTTCTTGCTTATTtcagtgtttttttccccctcatgtcTTAACAATGACCTATTTAACTGTCCaaatgtttttccattggaaaCTTTCCATACATAATTAAGAAAAGGAAAGTTGGGCCTTTTCTGGAAggggtgtgtgtgcgtacgtgcttCCTGCACTCTGGCGAGGGTTTAAAAGGAACCTGGAGGCTGACCATCTGGCCTTATTAGAGCTTTTGTTACCATTTCCCTGAGACCGAAGGTTTACCTGGATACAGCCTTGGAGGTTTCATTAAGTCTGTACAGGTAATGAAATGATTAGACACGGCAGATAGAAACAAGGCTTTTATGAGCGGAGTGTTCCATTAGTGTCACAAGGAATCTTCTCTAACTGACATACTACCAGTCAGTGCAGTTCTGGTTAAGGAAATAATAAGAGGGAACATTCACACTTTACTCAGCATCAACACAACTTGATTTAGCTCAACTCAATGTAAAGTTAATAAATATACGAAGTCTGTCTGTGTGACATTGGTTTTAGGACTGACAATGAAGTAATATACTGcattagagagagtgtgtgtgtgtgtttagatgaaccagagagagaactGGGTGTGAGAGAGTATTTGTATTGGCATGGGGAAGAAAGACAGAGTGACTATAGAATGGGATAGAGAgtacgagagagagggagagtgtttgTATTGGTAATTGTTTGAAAGCAGGGTGACATTTGTTTGAAAAGCGGCTGCTGAGTGAATGAGTCATGCTCTGCCAGTGGCCTGTGGCTCTCTCCTGCTGGGGTCAGGCAACAATGACAGGGGCCTCTCTCCTTTGAGCACCCAGCTAGGCAGCTGGGTGCACAGGGAGAGGGGGCAGCATTTAACATCGGCCCCCTCCAGTCCCCATAGCCTTCTGATGTCCTGTGCTGTCAGGGACCGAGGCTGAGGGagaacatggtggagagagagagggggtgggtggtggaggaaggTTGTGTGGAGGGAGCAAAGGGCATAGCTGGgataaaaaatctaatcaaattgtatttgtcacatttgccgaatacaacaaggtataccttacagtgaaatgcttacttacaagcccttaaccaacaatgttttaagaagttaagaaaaagtgttaagtaaaaaatagataagtaaaaaatgtcaaataaaattaacaaattactaaagagcagcagtaaaatagcaatagcgaggctatatacagggggtaccggtacagagttaatgtgcgggggcaccggttagtcaaggtaattgaggtaatatgtacatgtaggtagagttattaaagtgactatgcatagataataacagagagcagcagcagtgtcaagggaggggggcaatgcaaatagtctgggtagccatttgattagatgttcaggagtcttatggcgtGGAGGtaataattgaggtaatatgtaaagTGTTGCAAGTCAAGTCTATTGCCAGCACTCATACTTTATAGTGTGAGTCTTTTGGGGTAATCTTTGGACAGCTCAGGAAGGCAGAGAGGCTCTTTGAGAGATACAGTGGGACGGTGTCTGGACTCTAGACAGTCTCTATATTCAGAGTGTTGTTTTGAAAGCTGGCGAAGTAGGGCAGTGGGGAAATAATTTATGAGTTCCGTAATGTGTTCCATTGGGCCAGCAGGCTAAATGGGGAACAAACAAGGGAGAAGTGTTTCAATGCTGTTACTCTAAGGAGCTTCTCATTGTTTCATTTTCTGCAATTCATTTTACCATGTCTCCTGCAGCCGATAATGTAGTTGGTGGAGCAGTGGGTTGGCTTTGCTCTGTGCTGCCAAAGGAGGAGATCACCTAAATCTTCCCATCAAAAGAAGATTAGAAAAAAGGATGATACCATTGATCAGTGATCAGTACAACAAGGCCGTCTAAAAACATTTTCATTTAACACAGTTAATTCAAATCAACAGATCCTAAAGGAACCATATATTATTTGCTTATAAAAACTACATTTTAGCTGCTCAAACATCAAGAGAAACAGTGAGTTATTCAAATCGTATAACTTCATGACGATATGATATTAAAAGGTGTACTATTCAGTGCCGAGTAAGCAATCTGAGCATGTCAATTTGGTCCCAATGGATGGAGCGAGTTTCTGGGTGGAGCACTTTTGGCTCTAAGTCTAGGACATTGAAAAAGGCAGCGCGCCGCAGCTGCCGCCACCGGTACTGCAGTGCAAAGGGGCGTTCCTTCTccaaaagagcgagagagaggctgtTTACGAAGAAAACAGATCTTGCTTTGACAAGAAGAAGGGCTAGTCTGCAGAGAGGAGAGCAGTTTGACTGAATTATTCAGCATAGGCTCTTCCACAATAAAACAGATTGTTTTATTTAAATAACCCATCTATTTCATTTTGTGCACTGATACTTTTTCATTTTTATTCATCCTGTCAACTCTACGGAATGTTTTTCTCGCTGCACTTCGTTTTGCTAAGCATGGCTTTAGCGGACAGAACACCCAATGCTGAAGGTAACACAATACTCTTATTATGACGACTGAAAAGCAATGCCTTTGTTCACACTAGTCTATTTATTATTACATATAattatgtttatttgttttgttatatACTCAATATACTCCCTTTATCGGTTAAGAATTTGAATTTTATAGTTACATTATGGCTTAGGACCTGAGAAATTGAGTCCAAGAAAATGCAagttctaaaatgtatttgtttaCAACAAGGAGATTCAAGaatacattttgtgttgattATTAATATGAATGTACGATTACAGCACTTTCGGGGCAATTCCTTGTTGAATGTATTACTTCTAGATTATGCACTTACAGTATGTTGATGTTTTATTTGCTATCAATTTCTCCTCTTTATTTTCAACTGAACATGTTAATTTTCCCATAAATCAATGTGTCCCCAGACTGCATCAAATCCAACGGTGTGGAGTACAGAGGGGAGCAACAGAGCTCCTACACAGGACTAACCTGTCTGAACTGGACCAACACAACCCGGGACTATGATGTTATGGCGTATAGAGATTCACAAATGGGTAAATTACATTGTCATTTCATGACACAATCAAACATGTAATATACCATCAAATTGATAGTTCATTGATTTGACAAGTTCTCATCTGCCACCATTCCTGTGGTGTTCACTAGAAGTGCCCTGGTTTAAATGGCACATTTGTTGTGATGGTaaaaatgtttgtttggttatagATGTTCCTGACATGAGTGTATAACTCAAGGCTCTAGTCTCTCTGTGTGGGTTATATTAGTAAGGTCAGGGTTGATGTATTTCAATATTGTTGGCAAAATACAGAGCCAGAGCATGCATTTCAGTAGTACAGTATATTTCATGCCCTTTGTGTTCATTATGCAAGCTTTTAATTAATTATACCGTGAGGGTTTTTCCACCTGTGAGGAACAGTGAGGATGTTGATGTCCTTTTCTTCATGCTCTGTAGGTATTGGGGAACATAACTACTGCCGTAACCCAGACTCATCTGAGAAGCCCTGGTGCTACGTGACTGGCCCAGATGCTGAGGCACAGAGACAATCATGTGCCATTGACACCTGCAAAGGTATTTAGCTGCCCAGTCATACAAAGAAATAATCAGTCTAATAGAAAAACCTCCACTGACAGTACACAAGTCAATGCACTACATTggggaaatgtatgtaaaatgctGCTTAAACATATACCTGGCGGAGGGCATATATATTATGCACACACATCGAAATGTAGGTCAGGGCTGGGTAAAAACACATTATTGGATGAGGAGGGGGGGCTGCTTCCTCTGCCCTTCCCTAAATGTATTCTCAAAGCAGTTCTTGGAAAGGAAAGTCACTGTAGTTGAGAAATCGCTAACTTTAAAGAGgtgaaatgtaaatgtttttctgAGAACTTGTCTAACCCTGTGAATGTTATTATTAAGGTGCGAGGCTCTAGAAGTGTTATGATGGGAATGTCCCCCTAAGAGTTGGCCTTGAGAACCAAGCAAACTAATGGGAGGCGTGTGTTTCTTTCTTGGGAACCTAGAATGTATTTCCTCTCAAGTTCTAGGAGGCaagttctaaactgacttgcctagttaaataaagaatatAAAAAATAAGGAAACTAGAGATCTTTAGCTGAAGATTTTTAGACAAGAGATATTTGTAGTTATTTTTTTATGGTTATGCATTTATACACAAACTGCtgcattttatttttaataacccTGCTGATTAGGCATATCTGGAGAAGTCTCTTCTCCCATGTGAAAAGCTGTGAGAGTCAATCCACTATGAGGCTGTTTCCTGGGGGTTTGATCTTTGACCTCTCATTGTCTGGgaagacagtgcatgtcaaacaATAACAAGGGCCCTGTCCTTACGGAACCTGCAGATGCTACATTTTAAAGAGCCATAACTTGTTAGGCAGGCGGCTGCCTAAGGTTAGGTATAAGCCGGAACCTCTTACTCAACCCATTGGTGGAAATGAGACCTTTCCCATGGAGACAGCAGGCAATTGGCTAATGCTGGCTATGACCTCATGTTCTTTAACTCCAGCAGAGTTGGTAAACACCTTTTTTGGAGAGCAGATGTTGACATCCGCAGCTGCAGTTTCCTTTCTCCTGAGACTGCGATCACGTCACGTGTAGTGACCCCATTGTGCTGTGAAATGGCTGTCATTTTTATTATGCATTTTCTTTATAGAACTGCTTCCAAAGTAAACAAATTAGATTAATCCAGTAGCTCTCCTGCCCATCTGAGGATAGCCTCTGTGTCAACTTTATTGATGTCAAACAAGGCAGTGATTAGAAACCATGCTATTTACTACATGGAACCAAGTGGAAATTAGTTTCCTCCTCTATTCACTCATTTATTTTATCTCAATGTTGATTCTACAATAAAGCACGTAAAGAGCCTCTTCTGACCGGCCTGGGAAATGTGAATCATTAaacaagaaatagagttaaaactATTACTATCATGTGTCCTCAAGTACAGAAACCCaaatacaacattggaaaaaacAGAAAGCAAACTAACATGGCGGTTGGTCAGTGTTTGGGGACTGGATGTTGATCATATTGTCTCCACAGACGAAGCCCCTACAGAGGCAGAAGCATCAGAGGCAGGCCCCCTCACCACAGCACAGACAGAGATCTTTGAGCCGGTCAAGTCTGGGCTTGCCCAGGGAGGAGGTAATGCGGTCCAGCCAGTCATGGGCATCATCCAGAGGGTACGCACAGGACCCAAGAAGAAGAAGGACCTGGGCACTCTTGGTATGTCCTGATCTCATTGCTGAGCCATAGGGGAAAGGGGGGATGCCATAGGGCCATAACATGTGAGCCTAAAGGGACAGTACTAAAAAGAGTGGGCCAACTTGATGCAGCTCGGCTTGGTACAATGAGATGGATATAAATGAGTTATAAAGGATTCAAAATATTCTCATAGTCATAACAGCATTATTTGCCTCACTGCAAGTGAACTGCActgatatgcacattttcaaataCATACTGTCTATAAACTTTTGTGAAATCAGTTTGGTAACCATAGAGTTACCAAACTGTGTGTCATGTCACGGTGTGTCATGTCTCTTTCAGGCTATGTGGTTGGCATCCTCATGATGTCCATTATCATCCTCCTCGGGGTGGGCATCACCTTCGGATACTTCTACAAGAGGTCAGTGTCAGCCACTATGCTACACT
Proteins encoded in this window:
- the LOC120025804 gene encoding phosphoinositide-3-kinase-interacting protein 1-like, with amino-acid sequence MFFSLHFVLLSMALADRTPNAEDCIKSNGVEYRGEQQSSYTGLTCLNWTNTTRDYDVMAYRDSQMGIGEHNYCRNPDSSEKPWCYVTGPDAEAQRQSCAIDTCKDEAPTEAEASEAGPLTTAQTEIFEPVKSGLAQGGGNAVQPVMGIIQRVRTGPKKKKDLGTLGYVVGILMMSIIILLGVGITFGYFYKRGRDLKKQHEQRVYEREMQRITLPLSAFSNPTCELLDENTIVITAEKQTPTQDGMVGEGGDPLMGQQAGTPGA